The genomic DNA TTGGAATTTGTCTTCGGGCAGCAGGATGTGCTTGCCGTAATCGGAAAGGACCATACCGTCATCGCCGATGAAGAGAACTCCATTCCCCCATTGTGGGATACCTCCCGCCTTCCAGATTTCCGGCTTATTAGCGCCCTGATGCCAATGGACCGTACAAGCTGGCATCTCGCCGCGGGAGCCATATTCATAGACGGCTGACATCGAAGCGGGGGCAATTTCTGGATGCGGTTCGGGGCCGAAGGCTTCAATCGTGAGCGGAGCATCGAGTTTGAGTGCCCAGAATGGAAGGTCGTTCCAGTGACTTCCCAAATCCGACATCGTTCCATTTCCAAAGTCCCACCAGCGATACCATTTTGGTCCAGGGAAATAAGCAGTATTGAATGGACGGTACGGAGCAGGCCCCAGCCAGAGATCCCAGTTCAACTCGGGTGGAGGCGTCATTTTTTCGGTGGGGCGTTCGGTGACGTGCACAATGTCGCCATTCTTTTTGGCGTCTTCAGCCGATTGCAATCCCCAGGCGCGAGAAACCCAGACATGCACTTCTCGAACCGGGCCGATCGCATTGGATTGAATCAGTTCGACAACACGACGATAGTTCGGCATGCCATGAATTTGCGTTCCCATCTGTGTCGCAACATCTGCCTTGGCAGCCGCTTCGGTAATGATTCGAGACTCTTCAACATTCCATGTGAGTGGTTTTTCACAATAGACATGCTTGCCGGCTTTCAACGCGGGGAGAGTCGCATAAGCGTGAATATGCTCTGGCGTGCTGACGACAACGCCATCGATATCATCCGTTTTGTTATAGAG from Rubinisphaera italica includes the following:
- a CDS encoding Gfo/Idh/MocA family protein — its product is MTNLNRRDLLKQTAFASALYLTASSPVRAHSANSKLNLAFIGVGGRGNANLRTITAESDVEVVAVCDVNQHSLERAAKTHANARSYVDFRELYNKTDDIDGVVVSTPEHIHAYATLPALKAGKHVYCEKPLTWNVEESRIITEAAAKADVATQMGTQIHGMPNYRRVVELIQSNAIGPVREVHVWVSRAWGLQSAEDAKKNGDIVHVTERPTEKMTPPPELNWDLWLGPAPYRPFNTAYFPGPKWYRWWDFGNGTMSDLGSHWNDLPFWALKLDAPLTIEAFGPEPHPEIAPASMSAVYEYGSRGEMPACTVHWHQGANKPEIWKAGGIPQWGNGVLFIGDDGMVLSDYGKHILLPEDKFQNFEPPKPFIPDSPGHHAEWVQACKTGSETGSPFSYAGPLTEANHLGNVAFRAGKKLEWDAANMKATNCPEADQFLKRTPREGWSLS